One region of Streptomyces sp. NBC_00442 genomic DNA includes:
- a CDS encoding 8-amino-7-oxononanoate synthase: MLRAPFDWIDSESERRERAGLVRTLRPRDVHQDLLDLASNDYLGLTRHPVVTAGAADAAHRWGAGATGSRLVTGTTALHAELERELADFCGFESALVLSSGYAANLAALTALGPHGSLIVSDAANHASIVDGCRLARARTEVVPHADPDAVRKALDAHEGPALVVSDSVFSVDGDAAPLPQLAEKCREFGAALVVDDAHGLGVLGAGGRGAPHAAGLAGADDVVATVTLSKSLGSQGGAVLGPARVIRHLVNAARTFIFDTGLAPAAAGGALAALRLLRAEPERAARARAVAVELHGRLIAAGHAAVRPDAAVVSVRAPSPEAAVTWAADCRAAGLVVGCFRPPSVPDGISRIRLTARADLTHQQIDRAVGAILRTAPTV, translated from the coding sequence ATGTTGCGAGCGCCGTTCGACTGGATCGACAGCGAATCGGAGCGCCGCGAGCGCGCCGGTCTGGTCCGCACGCTCCGGCCGCGCGACGTGCACCAGGACCTGCTCGACCTGGCGAGCAACGACTACCTCGGGCTCACCCGGCACCCGGTGGTCACGGCCGGCGCGGCCGATGCGGCGCACCGCTGGGGCGCCGGCGCGACCGGGTCCCGCCTGGTGACGGGCACCACCGCGCTGCACGCGGAACTGGAGCGCGAACTCGCCGACTTCTGCGGCTTCGAGTCCGCCCTCGTCCTCTCCTCCGGGTACGCGGCGAACCTGGCGGCCCTGACCGCGCTCGGCCCGCACGGCTCCCTGATCGTCTCCGACGCCGCCAACCACGCCTCCATCGTCGACGGCTGCCGGCTCGCCCGTGCCCGTACCGAGGTCGTGCCGCACGCCGACCCCGACGCCGTCCGCAAGGCGCTCGACGCCCACGAGGGCCCCGCGCTCGTGGTGTCGGACTCGGTGTTCTCGGTGGACGGCGACGCCGCACCGTTGCCCCAACTGGCCGAAAAATGCCGGGAGTTCGGGGCAGCCCTCGTCGTGGACGACGCGCATGGGCTCGGGGTGCTGGGCGCGGGCGGGCGCGGCGCGCCGCACGCGGCGGGGCTGGCGGGCGCGGACGACGTCGTCGCCACGGTCACCCTGTCGAAGTCCCTCGGCAGCCAGGGCGGTGCGGTCCTCGGGCCGGCCCGGGTCATCCGGCACCTGGTGAACGCGGCGCGCACCTTCATCTTCGACACCGGGCTCGCGCCCGCGGCGGCCGGCGGCGCACTCGCCGCGCTGCGTCTGCTGCGCGCGGAGCCGGAGCGCGCGGCCCGCGCCCGAGCCGTCGCCGTCGAGCTGCACGGCAGGCTCATCGCGGCGGGGCACGCCGCGGTGCGCCCCGATGCCGCGGTGGTCTCCGTGCGGGCCCCCTCTCCGGAGGCGGCCGTGACCTGGGCGGCCGACTGCCGGGCGGCCGGCCTGGTCGTCGGTTGCTTCCGCCCGCCGTCGGTGCCGGACGGCATCTCGCGGATCCGGCTCACGGCGCGTGCCGACCTGACGCACCAGCAGATCGACAGGGCGGTGGGCGCGATCCTGAGGACCGCGCCCACCGTCTGA
- a CDS encoding DUF397 domain-containing protein: MSTHPAHVPSSTSLTHASWRRSSRSVGMNNCVETARLKGELLAVRDSQRIDGPALLFGDPAWQRFISLVSAAS, from the coding sequence ATGTCCACACACCCTGCGCACGTTCCTTCCAGTACATCCCTCACCCATGCCTCGTGGCGGCGCAGCAGCCGTAGCGTGGGCATGAACAACTGTGTCGAGACGGCCCGGCTCAAGGGCGAGCTGCTTGCCGTGCGCGACTCCCAACGGATCGACGGGCCCGCGCTGCTCTTCGGCGACCCGGCCTGGCAACGCTTCATCTCGCTGGTGTCCGCGGCCAGTTGA
- a CDS encoding helix-turn-helix domain-containing protein codes for MGHGPAVRRRKLGEELRRLRDRMGLTSGEAAQLVGWHQSKVSRIETGRSGVKPGDVARLLDAYGVHDPQLRALLGALTDAAGGSGVDWAHAYRGLLPPQYRDFISLESQARSARTLETSVVPGLLQTPAYARAVTRAALEGLAPAKVDALVEVRIARQEVLRADPPLALSAVVDEAVVRRRVGGPRAMREQLRHLLDIAALPHVRLQVIPFRHGAYRGLTGPFLIFSFPAISDLDVVVIDHLTSSLYLERREDLEAYSAAFQTVQAHALSSEESLDLIARAAREEPG; via the coding sequence ATGGGGCACGGGCCGGCGGTGCGCAGACGCAAGCTCGGCGAGGAGCTGCGCCGGTTGCGCGACCGGATGGGGCTCACGAGCGGGGAGGCCGCCCAACTCGTCGGCTGGCACCAGTCAAAGGTGAGCCGGATCGAAACCGGGCGCAGCGGCGTGAAGCCCGGCGACGTGGCTCGGCTGCTCGACGCCTATGGGGTCCACGACCCTCAACTTCGCGCCTTGTTGGGCGCGTTGACCGATGCGGCGGGAGGCAGCGGGGTGGACTGGGCGCATGCCTACCGCGGGCTGCTGCCGCCGCAGTACCGCGACTTCATCAGCCTTGAGTCGCAGGCGCGTTCGGCCCGCACCCTGGAGACCTCGGTGGTGCCCGGCCTGCTCCAGACTCCCGCGTACGCGCGGGCGGTGACGCGGGCAGCGCTCGAGGGCCTTGCGCCCGCGAAGGTGGACGCGCTGGTGGAGGTGCGGATCGCCCGCCAGGAAGTGCTGCGCGCCGACCCGCCGCTGGCGCTCAGCGCGGTCGTCGACGAGGCAGTGGTGCGTCGCCGGGTGGGCGGGCCGCGAGCCATGCGCGAACAGTTGCGGCACCTCCTCGACATCGCCGCGCTGCCGCACGTCCGGCTACAGGTCATCCCCTTCCGCCATGGCGCCTATAGAGGACTGACCGGTCCCTTCCTTATCTTTTCGTTTCCGGCCATTTCCGATCTGGATGTGGTGGTTATCGACCACTTGACGAGTAGCCTCTACCTCGAACGGAGAGAAGACCTCGAGGCGTACAGTGCCGCGTTCCAGACCGTCCAGGCACACGCGCTTTCCTCCGAGGAGTCGTTGGATCTCATCGCCAGGGCAGCCCGGGAGGAACCGGGCTAG
- a CDS encoding ATP-binding protein, giving the protein MADHLEATVTLPSDPASVSAARRHVATILADWGLPPEAEAVDTVRLIVSELATNAVQHTLGQSPTFTVELRLEREEVLRIGVTDSHPRWPKRLPAAVQQDNGRGMVIIRWLAAESGGKLSVTPTADGGKTVWIALPWHTETAAVRSG; this is encoded by the coding sequence ATGGCAGACCATCTCGAAGCAACCGTCACGCTGCCGAGCGATCCCGCATCGGTCTCCGCCGCGCGGCGCCATGTCGCCACGATCCTCGCCGATTGGGGCCTGCCGCCCGAAGCCGAAGCCGTCGACACGGTGCGCCTCATCGTCTCGGAGCTCGCCACCAACGCCGTGCAGCACACCCTCGGACAGTCACCCACCTTCACGGTGGAGCTCCGCCTCGAACGCGAGGAGGTGCTCAGGATCGGTGTCACCGACAGCCATCCGCGCTGGCCGAAACGATTGCCCGCCGCCGTCCAGCAGGACAACGGGCGGGGCATGGTCATCATTCGCTGGCTCGCGGCCGAGTCCGGCGGCAAGCTGTCGGTCACGCCCACGGCGGACGGCGGCAAGACGGTCTGGATCGCGCTGCCGTGGCACACGGAGACGGCCGCGGTGCGGAGCGGTTAG
- a CDS encoding C40 family peptidase codes for MTAQTYVPSLAVRLGAVCALTLAVSATTLAPGTAPEASAAAVAARALHVAASKKGAPYQYGASGPSRFDCSGLTLYSFKQAGRRLPRSAQQQYNSSRHVSASSRKAGDLVFFHSGGSVYHVGIYAGEGRIWHSPKSGTVVRLERIWSHSVWYGRVG; via the coding sequence ATGACCGCGCAGACATACGTTCCGTCCCTGGCCGTCCGTCTCGGTGCCGTCTGTGCCCTCACCCTCGCCGTGAGCGCGACGACGCTGGCACCGGGCACCGCGCCCGAGGCGAGCGCCGCCGCGGTGGCCGCAAGGGCGCTTCACGTGGCGGCGTCGAAGAAGGGCGCGCCCTACCAGTACGGGGCGTCGGGCCCGTCCCGCTTCGACTGTTCGGGGCTCACGCTCTACTCGTTCAAGCAGGCGGGCCGCAGGCTGCCCCGCTCGGCGCAGCAGCAGTACAACAGCTCCCGGCACGTCTCGGCCTCCTCGCGCAAGGCCGGCGACCTGGTGTTCTTCCACTCCGGGGGCAGCGTGTACCACGTGGGCATCTACGCCGGGGAGGGCCGGATCTGGCACTCCCCCAAGTCCGGCACCGTCGTGCGCCTGGAGCGGATCTGGAGCCACAGCGTCTGGTACGGGCGCGTGGGCTGA
- a CDS encoding ATP-dependent Clp protease proteolytic subunit, translated as MNHRPAARHVLPEFQERTAVGIRTLDPYSKLFEERIVFLGTPVDDASANDVMAQLMHLEYTDPDRDISLYINSPGGSLTAMTAIHDAMRFITCDVQTFCLGQVSAVAAVLLAAGTPGKRMVQPASRVLLRQPALEEPVRGQPSDLEIQAAEVLRGRALLTGLLADYTGRSAERVAADIERDLVLDAEASVAYGLADHVLVSRKTSSHGR; from the coding sequence ATGAACCACCGTCCTGCCGCCCGCCATGTGCTGCCCGAGTTCCAGGAGCGGACCGCCGTCGGCATCCGCACGCTCGATCCCTACTCCAAGCTCTTCGAGGAGCGGATCGTCTTTCTCGGCACGCCGGTCGACGACGCCTCGGCCAACGATGTGATGGCCCAGCTCATGCACTTGGAGTACACCGATCCCGACCGGGACATCTCCCTCTACATCAACTCCCCCGGCGGCTCGCTCACCGCGATGACCGCGATCCACGACGCGATGCGGTTCATCACCTGCGACGTACAGACGTTCTGCCTGGGCCAGGTGAGCGCCGTGGCCGCGGTGCTGCTCGCGGCCGGCACGCCGGGCAAGCGCATGGTGCAGCCGGCCTCCCGGGTGCTGCTGCGTCAGCCCGCCCTGGAGGAGCCGGTGCGCGGTCAGCCCTCCGACCTGGAGATCCAGGCGGCCGAAGTACTGCGCGGCCGCGCCCTCCTGACCGGACTCCTGGCCGACTACACCGGGCGGAGCGCCGAGCGGGTGGCCGCCGACATCGAGCGCGACCTGGTGCTCGACGCGGAGGCGTCCGTGGCGTACGGACTCGCCGACCACGTACTCGTCAGCCGCAAGACGTCGTCGCACGGGAGGTGA
- a CDS encoding carbon-nitrogen hydrolase family protein — protein sequence MIVAAAQFAPVAGDIDANVRTIAGLIRAAGADGARAVVLAELAVTGYEPTLIRDTPGLVLTEDDARLEPVREACRAVSAAAVVNGPVRTAEGRPAVTSLVIGPDGGLLARYDKQHLYGIEREVFAAGGRDGRFELEGTRFALATCYDNRFPELAERAAADGCTVYLASSVLSADNDSFEKVYPVRAREFGLHVVLGNVLGDNEDGVGCGAAGAWGPDGERTADAGTEMPGHVLAEVG from the coding sequence ATGATCGTCGCAGCCGCCCAGTTCGCCCCGGTCGCGGGGGACATCGATGCCAACGTCCGTACCATCGCCGGGCTGATCCGGGCCGCCGGGGCCGACGGCGCCCGCGCGGTCGTCCTCGCCGAGCTCGCCGTGACCGGCTACGAGCCGACGCTGATCCGAGACACCCCCGGCCTCGTCCTCACCGAGGACGACGCCCGCCTCGAACCCGTACGGGAGGCATGCCGCGCCGTCTCGGCGGCGGCGGTCGTCAACGGTCCCGTGCGCACGGCGGAGGGCCGGCCCGCGGTCACCTCGCTCGTCATCGGTCCGGACGGCGGCCTCCTCGCCCGGTACGACAAGCAGCACCTGTACGGCATCGAGCGGGAGGTCTTCGCGGCGGGCGGCCGGGACGGCCGCTTCGAGCTGGAGGGCACCCGGTTCGCGCTGGCCACGTGCTACGACAACCGCTTCCCGGAGCTCGCCGAGCGGGCCGCCGCAGACGGCTGCACGGTCTATCTGGCGAGCTCGGTGCTCTCCGCCGACAACGACTCGTTCGAGAAGGTCTATCCGGTGCGGGCCCGGGAGTTCGGTCTCCACGTGGTGCTCGGCAACGTCCTCGGCGACAACGAGGACGGCGTGGGCTGCGGCGCCGCCGGCGCATGGGGCCCGGACGGCGAACGCACCGCCGACGCCGGCACCGAGATGCCGGGTCACGTGCTGGCCGAGGTCGGCTGA
- a CDS encoding SDR family NAD(P)-dependent oxidoreductase, giving the protein MTADRIALVTGANRGLGRSTAVALAARGVRVVVTHRGDVAGAEETARRVHAAGGTAAVMRLDISDISSFGALTSELSALLERWGASRLDIVVNNAGVGVFGALEAVTADDFDTVFGTNVRGTFFLIQSLVPLLAQGARVINVSSSLTRHTSPATSVYSASKAAVEALSRTLAAELGPRGIRVNSIAPGPTATDFNGGAMRDDVGMRQGLAGQTALGRVGEPEEIGDAIAALASEDLRWMTAQRVEVSGGVLL; this is encoded by the coding sequence ATGACAGCCGACAGGATCGCTTTGGTGACCGGGGCAAACCGTGGGCTGGGCCGCAGCACAGCCGTCGCCCTGGCGGCGCGCGGGGTGCGGGTCGTGGTCACTCACCGCGGGGATGTGGCCGGGGCCGAGGAGACCGCGCGGCGCGTGCACGCCGCGGGTGGGACTGCCGCTGTCATGCGTCTCGACATCAGCGACATCTCCTCTTTCGGAGCCCTCACTTCCGAGCTGAGCGCACTGCTTGAGCGATGGGGGGCCTCGCGGCTCGACATCGTGGTCAACAACGCGGGGGTGGGGGTGTTCGGGGCGCTGGAGGCTGTCACGGCCGACGACTTCGACACGGTGTTCGGCACGAACGTGCGGGGCACGTTCTTCCTCATCCAGTCGCTTGTGCCGCTGCTGGCGCAGGGTGCCCGGGTCATCAACGTCTCGTCGTCGTTGACTCGCCACACCAGTCCCGCGACGTCGGTCTACTCCGCTTCGAAGGCCGCCGTCGAGGCTCTGAGCCGCACTCTGGCCGCAGAGCTTGGCCCCCGAGGTATCCGGGTCAACTCCATTGCCCCGGGCCCGACCGCCACCGACTTCAACGGCGGTGCCATGCGGGATGACGTCGGTATGCGCCAGGGTCTGGCCGGGCAGACCGCGCTCGGCCGCGTCGGCGAACCCGAGGAGATCGGCGACGCCATCGCAGCGCTGGCGTCGGAGGACCTGCGCTGGATGACGGCCCAGCGTGTCGAGGTCTCCGGCGGCGTCCTCCTCTGA
- a CDS encoding TetR/AcrR family transcriptional regulator produces the protein MAAELSAHHRRLAQQKREAIISAATDLFLDRGYDGTSLVRIAEGAAVSKSTLFKQFPTKAALFEAIVTESWQRDTADTVARPQAGDLRRGLTSIGHRYADLIGRPGMTALFRIVIAELPRFPELGQMQFRLGKLPYFISVQHYLESEHEAGNADVPDAESAANQFLGMIANYVLWPRMLLTDWDPSASDIHYAVEQAVETTLARYASDRPA, from the coding sequence ATGGCAGCAGAGCTCTCCGCACACCACCGCCGTCTCGCCCAGCAGAAGCGAGAGGCGATCATCTCCGCAGCCACGGACCTCTTCCTGGACCGCGGCTACGACGGGACCTCCCTCGTCCGTATCGCCGAAGGGGCGGCCGTCTCGAAGTCCACCCTGTTCAAGCAGTTCCCCACCAAGGCAGCCCTCTTCGAGGCCATCGTCACCGAGTCCTGGCAGCGTGACACCGCGGACACTGTCGCGCGGCCTCAGGCCGGAGACCTGCGTCGCGGCCTGACCTCCATCGGTCACCGCTACGCCGACCTGATCGGCCGACCCGGCATGACGGCCCTGTTTCGCATCGTCATTGCCGAGCTGCCCCGCTTCCCCGAACTGGGTCAGATGCAGTTCCGGCTCGGCAAGCTGCCCTACTTCATCTCGGTCCAGCACTACCTGGAGTCGGAGCACGAGGCCGGCAACGCCGACGTCCCGGACGCCGAGAGCGCCGCCAACCAGTTCCTCGGGATGATCGCCAACTACGTCCTGTGGCCCCGCATGCTGCTGACCGACTGGGACCCCTCAGCCTCTGACATCCACTACGCCGTCGAGCAGGCGGTGGAGACCACGCTCGCCCGGTACGCCTCCGACCGGCCGGCCTGA
- a CDS encoding type II toxin-antitoxin system Phd/YefM family antitoxin, with protein sequence MAYEIPVTQARAELAELINRVVYGGERVVVTRHGKPLVALVSAADLEKLEADREQEEQQVASSLSSVHPLTPAASGEPRRFGIAAEHRGPHAGD encoded by the coding sequence ATGGCCTACGAGATTCCGGTGACGCAAGCCCGCGCAGAGCTCGCGGAGCTGATCAACCGCGTGGTGTACGGCGGGGAGCGGGTCGTGGTGACGCGTCACGGCAAGCCGCTCGTCGCGCTGGTGTCGGCCGCCGATCTGGAGAAGCTGGAGGCCGACCGGGAGCAGGAGGAGCAGCAGGTGGCGAGCTCGCTCTCTTCCGTGCACCCCCTGACGCCGGCCGCCTCCGGCGAGCCCCGTCGCTTCGGGATCGCCGCCGAACACCGCGGCCCGCACGCCGGGGACTGA
- a CDS encoding urease subunit gamma: MQLTPHEQERLLIHVAADVAEKRRARGVKLNHPESVALITSHILEGARDGRTVAELMASGRKLLSRDDVMPGIPEMIHDVQVEATFPDGTKLVTVHEPIV, encoded by the coding sequence GTGCAACTGACGCCGCACGAGCAGGAACGTCTGCTCATCCATGTAGCCGCCGATGTGGCAGAAAAGCGCAGAGCCCGCGGGGTGAAACTGAACCACCCCGAGTCCGTCGCCCTCATCACCTCGCACATCCTCGAAGGGGCCCGCGACGGCCGCACGGTCGCCGAACTCATGGCATCCGGACGGAAGTTGCTCTCCCGCGACGATGTGATGCCGGGCATCCCGGAGATGATCCACGACGTTCAGGTCGAGGCGACCTTCCCCGACGGCACCAAGCTCGTCACCGTCCACGAGCCGATCGTCTGA
- a CDS encoding urease subunit beta, producing MIPGEILFADTPIALNEGRETVRLTVVNAADRPVQVGSHYHFAEANPGLDFDRTVARGKRLHIAAGTAVRFEPGIPVDVELVPLAGRRIVPGLRAETEGALDD from the coding sequence GTGATTCCCGGAGAGATCCTCTTCGCCGACACGCCCATCGCCCTCAACGAGGGCCGTGAGACCGTCCGGCTGACCGTCGTGAACGCCGCCGACCGGCCCGTCCAGGTCGGCTCCCATTACCACTTCGCCGAGGCGAATCCCGGACTCGACTTCGACCGTACGGTTGCCCGGGGCAAGCGACTTCACATCGCTGCGGGTACCGCCGTCCGCTTCGAGCCCGGCATCCCCGTCGATGTGGAACTAGTCCCGCTGGCCGGCCGGCGCATCGTGCCGGGCCTGCGCGCAGAGACCGAAGGCGCCCTTGATGACTGA
- a CDS encoding urease subunit alpha — protein MTDLDRAVYADLFGPTAGDRIRLADTDLLVEIEEDRSGGPGRSGDEAVFGGGKVIRESMGQARTTRAEGAPDTVVTGAVIVDHWGIVKADIGIRDGRITGIGKAGNPDTMDGVHPDLVIGPETEIIAGNGKIITAGAVDTHVHFISPTLIDQALSSGITTLVGGGTGPAEGSKATTITPGPWHLARMFAALENAPVNIGLLGKGNTMSREAMHSQLRGGALGFKIHEDWGATPAVIDACLGVCEETGAQLAIHTDTLNEAGFVGDTLAAIAGRSIHAYHTEGAGGGHAPDIITVVSQPNVLPSSTNPTRPHTVNTIEEHLDMLMVCHHLNPAVPEDLAFAESRIRPSTIAAEDFLHDLGAISIISSDSQAMGRIGEVVLRTWQTAHVMKVRRGALAGDGRADNHRVRRYVAKYTINPAVAQGLDHEIGSVESGKLADLVLWEPAFFGVKPQLVIKGGQIAYAQMGDANASIPTPQPILPRPMFGAYGRAPAANSLNFVSSAALEDGLPERLGLGKEFVAIKNTRRVGKADMRENDALPDVTVDPDTFTVTIDGDVVEPAPAAELPMAQRYFLF, from the coding sequence ATGACTGACCTCGACCGAGCCGTATACGCCGACCTGTTCGGCCCCACCGCCGGCGACCGGATCCGGCTCGCCGACACCGACCTGCTCGTCGAGATCGAGGAGGACCGCTCGGGCGGGCCCGGACGGTCGGGCGACGAGGCGGTGTTCGGCGGCGGCAAGGTGATCCGCGAGTCCATGGGGCAAGCGCGGACCACCCGCGCCGAAGGCGCTCCCGACACCGTTGTCACCGGCGCCGTGATCGTCGACCACTGGGGCATCGTCAAGGCCGACATCGGCATCCGTGACGGCCGGATCACCGGCATCGGCAAGGCCGGGAACCCCGACACCATGGACGGCGTCCACCCCGACCTCGTCATCGGCCCCGAGACCGAGATCATCGCGGGCAACGGGAAGATCATCACAGCGGGAGCCGTCGACACCCACGTCCACTTCATCTCGCCCACCCTCATCGACCAGGCGCTCTCGTCGGGCATCACCACTCTGGTCGGCGGAGGCACCGGACCCGCCGAGGGCTCCAAGGCCACCACCATCACGCCCGGCCCCTGGCATCTGGCCCGGATGTTCGCCGCCCTGGAGAACGCGCCCGTCAACATCGGCCTGCTCGGCAAGGGCAACACGATGTCCCGGGAGGCCATGCACTCCCAACTGCGCGGCGGCGCGCTGGGGTTCAAGATTCACGAGGACTGGGGGGCGACGCCCGCCGTCATCGACGCCTGTCTGGGCGTCTGTGAGGAGACCGGCGCCCAACTCGCCATCCACACGGACACGTTGAACGAAGCGGGATTCGTCGGCGACACCCTCGCGGCCATCGCGGGCCGCTCGATCCACGCCTACCACACCGAGGGCGCGGGAGGCGGACACGCGCCCGACATCATCACCGTGGTCTCGCAGCCCAACGTGCTGCCCAGCTCCACCAACCCGACCCGGCCGCACACCGTCAACACCATCGAGGAACACCTCGACATGCTGATGGTCTGTCATCACCTCAACCCGGCGGTGCCGGAGGACCTGGCGTTCGCCGAGTCCCGCATCCGGCCCTCCACCATCGCGGCCGAGGACTTCCTGCACGATCTGGGCGCCATCTCCATCATTTCCTCCGACTCCCAGGCGATGGGCCGGATCGGCGAGGTCGTACTGCGCACCTGGCAGACCGCTCACGTCATGAAGGTGCGGCGCGGCGCGCTCGCGGGTGACGGCCGGGCCGACAACCACCGGGTGCGCCGCTATGTCGCCAAGTACACGATCAACCCGGCCGTCGCGCAGGGCCTGGACCACGAGATCGGCTCCGTCGAGAGCGGCAAGCTCGCCGACCTGGTCCTGTGGGAGCCCGCCTTCTTCGGCGTGAAGCCGCAGCTGGTGATCAAGGGCGGCCAGATCGCGTACGCGCAGATGGGCGACGCCAACGCCTCGATCCCCACCCCGCAGCCGATCCTGCCCCGGCCCATGTTCGGCGCGTACGGCAGGGCGCCCGCGGCGAACTCGCTCAACTTCGTCTCCTCGGCGGCGCTCGAGGACGGCCTTCCCGAACGGCTCGGTCTTGGCAAGGAGTTCGTGGCGATCAAGAACACTCGGCGGGTCGGCAAGGCGGACATGCGCGAGAACGACGCGCTGCCCGACGTCACGGTCGATCCGGACACGTTCACCGTGACCATCGACGGGGACGTGGTGGAACCCGCGCCGGCCGCCGAACTGCCCATGGCCCAGCGGTACTTCCTCTTCTGA
- a CDS encoding urease accessory protein UreF: MSRAALLVLADGRFPAGGHAHSGGAEAAVKAGRIRTPADLAEFCRGRLHTVGLTSAGLAAAAAAGLDPLALDEAADARTPSPALRTTARKLGRQMMRAARTTWPSGELDALAVARPRGAHQPIVLGLAARAAGLGPEDAGHCVAYEVVSGPATAAVRLLSLDPFDATGVLARLAPELDDVARRAAVAAARAVVEGLDALPAASAPLLDVMAEAHAAWPVRLFAS, encoded by the coding sequence ATGAGTCGCGCTGCCCTGCTCGTCCTCGCCGACGGCCGCTTTCCCGCCGGTGGCCACGCCCACTCCGGTGGCGCCGAAGCGGCCGTCAAAGCGGGACGCATCCGCACCCCCGCCGACCTGGCGGAATTCTGCCGGGGCCGGCTGCACACGGTCGGTCTCACCTCCGCCGGGCTCGCCGCGGCCGCCGCGGCCGGCCTCGACCCGCTCGCCCTGGACGAGGCCGCCGACGCCCGCACCCCTTCGCCCGCCCTGCGGACCACCGCCCGCAAGCTCGGACGCCAGATGATGCGGGCGGCCCGGACGACGTGGCCGAGCGGCGAGCTCGACGCGCTGGCGGTGGCGCGGCCGCGCGGCGCGCACCAGCCGATCGTGCTCGGCCTCGCCGCGCGTGCGGCGGGGCTCGGGCCCGAGGACGCGGGGCACTGCGTGGCGTACGAGGTGGTCAGCGGGCCGGCCACGGCGGCGGTGCGGCTGCTGAGCCTCGACCCGTTCGACGCGACGGGCGTCCTCGCACGGCTCGCGCCGGAGCTGGACGATGTGGCCCGGCGGGCGGCCGTCGCGGCGGCGCGGGCGGTGGTGGAGGGCCTCGACGCGCTGCCCGCCGCGTCGGCTCCGCTGCTCGACGTCATGGCCGAGGCGCATGCGGCTTGGCCGGTGCGGCTGTTCGCGTCGTAG